One genomic region from Curtobacterium sp. 9128 encodes:
- a CDS encoding DUF3145 domain-containing protein, with amino-acid sequence MTGTASGVLYVHSSPRALCPHVEWAAGRAMSRAVNFSWLDQPAQDGSRRTEYTWTGQVGTGAAIASALRGWEHLRYEVTEEPTEASDGGRWMHTPDLGVFYAQTDVTGNMVIPEDRVRYAMEVAGSNALELHRELRLALGQAWDDELEPFRHAAEGNPVVWLHRVG; translated from the coding sequence ATGACCGGGACTGCGTCAGGAGTGCTCTACGTGCACTCCTCCCCGCGCGCGCTCTGCCCCCATGTCGAATGGGCAGCAGGTCGCGCGATGAGTCGTGCCGTGAACTTCTCTTGGCTGGACCAGCCCGCGCAGGACGGCTCTCGGCGCACCGAGTACACGTGGACCGGGCAGGTCGGCACCGGTGCCGCGATCGCCTCTGCGCTGCGTGGCTGGGAGCACCTCCGTTACGAGGTCACCGAGGAGCCCACCGAGGCGTCCGACGGTGGCCGGTGGATGCACACGCCCGACCTCGGCGTCTTCTACGCGCAGACCGACGTCACGGGCAACATGGTGATCCCCGAGGACCGCGTGCGCTACGCGATGGAGGTCGCCGGCAGCAACGCCCTCGAACTGCACCGTGAACTTCGACTGGCGCTCGGTCAGGCCTGGGACGACGAACTCGAGCCGTTCCGCCACGCTGCCGAGGGCAACCCGGTCGTCTGGCTCCACCGCGTGGGCTGA
- a CDS encoding beta-ketoacyl-[acyl-carrier-protein] synthase family protein, with product MTNKTVVVTGIGAITPLAATASETWDALLEGKSGITRLEDPRYAELDIPVEFAGQARKFITDQLTRPETKRFDPSSQLSLIAAREAWADAGIDNETVVPERLIVDWATGIGGVNTLLDAWDTLREKGPRRVLPMTVPMLMANGPAAAIEMEFGARGGARTYLSACASSTESLAEAYRHVATGEADIVIAGGAEAALHPMPLASFAAMQALSRRNDSPETASRPYDVTRDGFVLADGAAALILETKEHAEARGAKIYAEVAGAGITSDAFHITAPDPEGSAAARAVLTALEHAGASRDDVAHVNAHATSTPVGDIAEYHAMRRVFGDHLDSVVVSATKASTGHLLGGAGAIEAMFTVLALHNRVAPPTINLTEQDPEIVMDVATAPRELPAGDLLAVSNSFGFGGHNAVVAFRTA from the coding sequence ATGACCAACAAGACCGTCGTCGTCACCGGGATCGGTGCGATCACCCCTCTCGCCGCGACTGCCTCGGAGACCTGGGACGCCCTGCTCGAGGGCAAGTCCGGCATCACCAGGCTCGAAGACCCGCGCTACGCCGAGCTCGACATCCCCGTCGAGTTCGCGGGCCAGGCCCGGAAGTTCATCACCGACCAGCTCACCCGCCCCGAGACGAAGCGGTTCGACCCGTCGTCGCAGCTCTCGCTCATCGCCGCGCGCGAAGCCTGGGCCGACGCCGGCATCGACAACGAGACCGTCGTCCCCGAGCGCCTCATCGTCGACTGGGCGACCGGCATCGGCGGCGTGAACACCCTGCTCGACGCCTGGGACACCCTGCGCGAGAAGGGCCCGCGCCGCGTCCTCCCGATGACCGTTCCGATGCTCATGGCGAACGGTCCGGCAGCGGCCATCGAGATGGAGTTCGGTGCCCGTGGCGGTGCCCGGACCTACCTCTCCGCATGTGCCTCGTCCACCGAGTCCCTCGCCGAGGCGTACCGGCACGTGGCCACGGGTGAAGCCGACATCGTCATCGCCGGTGGTGCCGAAGCAGCGCTCCACCCGATGCCGCTCGCGTCCTTCGCCGCGATGCAGGCGCTCTCGCGTCGGAACGACTCCCCCGAGACCGCCTCGCGTCCGTACGACGTCACGCGCGACGGCTTCGTGCTCGCGGACGGCGCGGCTGCCCTCATCCTCGAGACGAAGGAGCACGCCGAGGCCCGCGGCGCGAAGATCTACGCCGAGGTCGCCGGCGCCGGCATCACGTCCGACGCCTTCCACATCACCGCTCCGGACCCCGAGGGCAGCGCGGCCGCCCGTGCGGTCCTGACGGCACTCGAGCACGCCGGTGCCTCGCGCGACGACGTCGCGCACGTCAACGCGCACGCCACGTCGACCCCGGTCGGCGACATCGCCGAGTACCACGCCATGCGTCGCGTGTTCGGTGACCACCTCGACTCCGTCGTCGTCTCGGCGACGAAGGCATCCACCGGGCACCTGCTCGGTGGTGCCGGTGCGATCGAGGCGATGTTCACCGTCCTCGCGCTGCACAACCGGGTCGCGCCGCCGACGATCAACCTCACCGAGCAGGACCCGGAGATCGTGATGGACGTCGCGACGGCTCCGCGCGAGCTGCCGGCGGGCGACCTGCTCGCGGTCAGCAACTCGTTCGGCTTCGGCGGCCACAACGCCGTCGTCGCGTTCCGCACGGCCTGA
- a CDS encoding acyl carrier protein has protein sequence MALSNEDVLAGLAELINDETGIATDTVQADKSFTDDLDIDSISMMTIVVNAEEKFDVKIPDEEVKNLKTVGDAVDFIVKAQA, from the coding sequence ATGGCCCTGTCCAACGAAGACGTCCTCGCCGGCCTGGCCGAGCTGATCAACGACGAGACCGGCATCGCGACCGACACCGTGCAGGCGGACAAGTCGTTCACGGACGACCTCGACATCGACTCGATCTCGATGATGACCATCGTCGTGAACGCCGAAGAGAAGTTCGACGTCAAGATCCCCGACGAAGAGGTCAAGAACCTCAAGACCGTCGGTGACGCCGTCGACTTCATCGTCAAGGCCCAGGCCTGA
- a CDS encoding beta-ketoacyl-ACP synthase III, giving the protein MAFGAARGELTVPNDDLVGPIDSSDEWIRQRTGIITRMRAGEGVEAVDLAETAAREAIAKAGLTPDQIGVVLVSTVTHTVATPSMASLLAERIGATPAAAYDISAACAGYAYGIAQADSFVKSGIADHVLVIGAEKLSDIVDPTDRSISFLLGDGAGAAVVGPSDFPGIAPTIWGSDGSKWDAIGMTSTFNEWEAGAARPTIRQAGQTVFRWAVWEMVKVAREALETAGVRPDQLAAFVPHQANIRIIDEFAKQLGLPESVVIARDITTTGNTSAASIPLATHRLLDEHPELSGGLALQIGFGAGLVFGAQVVVLP; this is encoded by the coding sequence ATGGCGTTCGGCGCCGCGCGCGGTGAGCTCACCGTCCCGAACGACGACCTCGTCGGACCGATCGACTCCTCCGACGAGTGGATCCGGCAGCGCACCGGGATCATCACCCGGATGCGTGCTGGTGAGGGCGTCGAGGCGGTCGACCTCGCCGAGACCGCGGCGCGCGAAGCGATCGCGAAGGCCGGGCTCACCCCCGACCAGATCGGTGTCGTCCTGGTCAGCACCGTGACGCACACGGTCGCGACGCCGTCGATGGCATCGCTCCTCGCCGAGCGCATCGGCGCCACCCCGGCTGCGGCCTACGACATCAGCGCCGCGTGCGCCGGGTACGCCTACGGCATCGCCCAGGCCGACTCGTTCGTGAAGTCCGGCATCGCCGACCACGTGCTGGTCATCGGCGCCGAGAAGCTCAGCGACATCGTCGACCCGACCGACCGGTCCATCTCGTTCCTGCTCGGTGACGGCGCCGGCGCGGCGGTCGTCGGCCCGAGCGACTTCCCCGGCATCGCCCCGACCATCTGGGGATCGGACGGGTCCAAGTGGGACGCGATCGGCATGACCTCGACCTTCAACGAGTGGGAAGCGGGGGCCGCGCGGCCGACGATACGGCAGGCCGGTCAGACCGTGTTCCGCTGGGCCGTCTGGGAGATGGTCAAGGTCGCCCGCGAAGCGCTGGAGACCGCAGGCGTCCGCCCCGACCAGCTCGCCGCGTTCGTCCCGCACCAGGCGAACATCCGCATCATCGACGAGTTCGCCAAGCAGCTCGGGCTCCCCGAGTCCGTGGTGATCGCCCGCGACATCACGACCACCGGCAACACCTCGGCCGCGAGCATCCCGCTCGCCACCCACCGCCTGCTCGACGAGCACCCGGAGCTGTCGGGCGGACTCGCCCTGCAGATCGGGTTCGGCGCCGGACTCGTGTTCGGCGCGCAGGTGGTCGTGCTCCCCTAG
- a CDS encoding ACP S-malonyltransferase — protein MIVVVAPGQGSQTPGFLAPWLEDAAVRERVGQWSEAIGVDLAVHGTESDADTIKDTALAQPLIVAAGIITADALLADGRRALVGGVAGHSVGEFTAAAVAGILQPTDAVSLVAARGRAMADAAALEPTSMAAVLGGDADEVAQALEAHGLVPANHNGGGQTVVAGAAAAIAALAENPPTKARVIPLAVAGAFHTRYMAPAVERVAPVAAGTTAVDPTLPIWTNADGSRVDDGRQFVDLMVQQIANPVHWDSVMESFQQAGVTGIIELAPAGALVGLAKRGLRGTPTVAIKSPEDLPAAIELLSTAEVSA, from the coding sequence GTGATCGTCGTCGTCGCGCCCGGACAGGGCTCCCAGACTCCCGGCTTCCTCGCCCCGTGGCTCGAGGACGCCGCCGTTCGTGAACGCGTCGGGCAGTGGTCCGAAGCGATCGGCGTGGACCTCGCCGTGCACGGCACCGAGTCCGACGCGGACACCATCAAGGACACCGCGCTGGCCCAGCCGCTCATCGTGGCCGCCGGCATCATCACCGCCGACGCACTCCTCGCCGACGGCCGCCGTGCCCTGGTCGGAGGCGTCGCCGGACACTCGGTCGGCGAGTTCACCGCCGCTGCCGTCGCCGGCATCCTGCAGCCGACCGACGCCGTCTCCCTCGTCGCCGCCCGCGGCCGGGCGATGGCCGACGCCGCAGCGCTCGAGCCGACCTCGATGGCGGCCGTCCTCGGCGGTGACGCCGACGAGGTCGCCCAGGCCCTCGAGGCGCACGGCCTCGTGCCCGCGAACCACAACGGCGGCGGGCAGACCGTCGTCGCCGGCGCTGCCGCAGCGATCGCGGCACTCGCCGAGAACCCGCCGACGAAGGCCCGTGTGATCCCCCTCGCCGTGGCCGGCGCGTTCCACACCCGGTACATGGCCCCAGCGGTCGAGCGTGTGGCCCCCGTCGCCGCCGGCACCACCGCAGTGGACCCGACGCTCCCGATCTGGACGAACGCCGACGGTTCGCGCGTGGACGACGGCCGGCAGTTCGTCGACCTGATGGTCCAGCAGATCGCGAACCCCGTGCACTGGGACTCCGTGATGGAGTCCTTCCAGCAGGCCGGTGTCACCGGCATCATCGAGCTCGCACCGGCCGGTGCGCTCGTCGGACTCGCCAAGCGCGGCCTGCGCGGCACCCCGACGGTCGCGATCAAGTCCCCCGAGGACCTGCCGGCCGCGATCGAGCTCCTCAGCACCGCGGAGGTGTCCGCATGA
- a CDS encoding PucR family transcriptional regulator, with amino-acid sequence MTTPRTDPAVGRENDRERALSWLRQVSGELSTATIKRLEDTLPWYSEMPPGRRSAVGMVAQAGITSFISWLEGSASTPWIAAADVFGSAPRELLRSVSLQQTLQLIRVVVTVVEERAKDDEMLQEAILKYSRDIAFAAADVYARAAEARGLWDARLEALVVDSILSGEYDDELPSRIAALGWHGHGEVAVLVGTAPKQLEVDQVRRAARHMDADVLIGVQGSRLVVVIGRSTPRDDVPEGEEPVSFMAIAQALEPMFGEGHLVLGNEVPGVVDASTSAKAALAGFAVARAWRGAPRPALADDLLPERALAGDPLARSALVQRIYVPLKDQSTELLQTLWCYLDTGRSLEATARELFVHPNTVRYRLRRVADIIGWDATHARDALIVQSALILGAMSESASGRRRIGRR; translated from the coding sequence GTGACGACACCCCGCACCGACCCTGCCGTGGGCCGGGAGAACGACCGCGAACGCGCGCTCTCCTGGCTCCGGCAGGTGTCGGGCGAACTCTCGACCGCCACGATCAAGCGGCTCGAGGACACGCTCCCCTGGTACAGCGAGATGCCGCCAGGCCGACGATCCGCGGTCGGCATGGTGGCGCAGGCCGGCATCACGTCGTTCATCTCGTGGCTCGAGGGCAGCGCGTCGACGCCGTGGATCGCCGCGGCCGACGTGTTCGGCTCCGCGCCGCGGGAACTCCTCCGCTCGGTGAGCCTGCAGCAGACGCTGCAGCTCATCCGCGTCGTGGTGACCGTGGTCGAGGAGCGCGCCAAGGACGACGAGATGCTGCAGGAGGCGATCCTGAAGTACTCGCGGGACATCGCGTTCGCAGCCGCCGACGTGTACGCGCGTGCTGCGGAGGCCCGCGGGCTCTGGGACGCGCGGCTCGAGGCGCTCGTGGTCGACTCGATCCTGTCGGGCGAGTACGACGACGAACTGCCGTCGCGGATCGCGGCGCTCGGCTGGCACGGTCACGGCGAGGTCGCAGTGCTCGTCGGCACGGCGCCGAAGCAGCTCGAGGTCGACCAGGTCCGCCGTGCTGCCCGCCACATGGACGCCGACGTGCTCATCGGCGTGCAGGGGTCGCGGCTCGTGGTCGTCATCGGTCGCTCGACCCCGCGGGACGACGTCCCTGAAGGCGAAGAGCCCGTCTCGTTCATGGCGATCGCGCAGGCTCTGGAGCCGATGTTCGGCGAGGGGCACCTGGTCCTCGGCAACGAGGTCCCCGGGGTGGTCGACGCGTCGACCTCGGCGAAGGCGGCCCTCGCCGGGTTCGCCGTCGCGCGTGCCTGGCGCGGCGCTCCCCGTCCAGCGCTCGCGGACGACCTGCTCCCCGAGCGCGCACTGGCCGGCGATCCCCTCGCCCGCTCCGCCCTCGTCCAGCGCATCTACGTCCCGCTGAAGGACCAGTCCACCGAACTGCTCCAGACGCTCTGGTGCTACCTCGACACCGGTCGGTCCCTCGAAGCCACGGCCCGCGAGCTCTTCGTGCACCCGAACACCGTCCGATACCGGCTCCGTCGTGTCGCCGACATCATCGGGTGGGATGCCACACACGCCCGCGACGCCCTCATCGTGCAGTCGGCGCTCATCCTCGGCGCGATGTCCGAGTCCGCCTCCGGTCGACGTCGGATCGGACGCCGGTGA
- the aceE gene encoding pyruvate dehydrogenase (acetyl-transferring), homodimeric type, protein MTVNDQDPYSNGSTDQDPEETAEWRESLDGLVAAHGHERAREIMLSLLKRSKELHLGVPMVPTTDYVNTIAPENEPEFPGDEELERRYRRWIRWNAAITVHRAQRPGISVGGHISTYASSAALYEVGYNHFFRAQDHASGGDQVFFQGHASPGMYARAYMEGRLDENQLDGFRQEKSHEGGGLSSYPHPRLMPHFWQFPTVSMGIGPINAIYQAQQAKYLSNRGIKDASDQQVWAFLGDGEMDEVESRGQLQVAANDGLDNLNFVINCNLQRLDGPVRGNGKIIQELESYFRGAGWNVIKVIWGREWDDLLARDTDGALLNLMNVTPDGDYQTYKAENGAYVRENFFGRDPKALQLIDGYSDDQVWNLKRGGHDYRKVYAAFKAATEHKGQPTVILAKTVKGYGLGPSFEGRNATHQMKKLTLDNLKQFRDEMRIPISDAQLEENPYTPPYYHPGNDDEAIQYMHERRQALGGYVPERRTKYTSITLPDDSKYQVVKKGSGKQEIATTMAFARLLKDLLRSPDFGDRVVPIIPDEARTFGMDAYFPTAKIYNPNGQHYTSVDRELLLAYKESPQGQIIHVGINEAGALAAFTAVGTSYSTQGEPLIPVYVFYSMFGFQRTGDAIWAAGDQMTRGFMIGATAGRTTLTGEGLQHADGHSLLLAATNPAVVSYDPAYGYEIGHIVQSGLDRMYGTNEDGSPKHADPNVMYYLTVYNEPIVQPAEPEGVDVDGIVKGMYLLKPSEHDGPKAQLLASGVAVPWILEAQQLLAEDWGVSADVWSVTSWGELYRDGLDAEQHAFLNPNEQPRTPYVTERLLSTEGPVVAVSDFMHQVQEQIRPFVPTDYATLGADGFGFSDTRPAARRFFHIDGPSVVVRTLQQLARQGKVDAALVQQAIDKYRLHDVTAGTTGSAGGES, encoded by the coding sequence GTGACGGTGAACGACCAGGACCCGTACAGCAACGGCAGCACGGACCAGGACCCGGAGGAGACCGCCGAATGGCGTGAGTCCCTCGACGGACTGGTCGCCGCACACGGTCACGAGCGTGCGCGCGAGATCATGCTGAGCCTGCTCAAGCGGTCCAAGGAACTGCACCTCGGCGTGCCGATGGTCCCGACGACGGACTACGTCAACACGATCGCGCCGGAGAACGAGCCGGAGTTCCCCGGCGACGAAGAGCTCGAGCGCCGCTACCGCCGCTGGATCCGCTGGAACGCGGCCATCACGGTGCACCGCGCGCAGCGCCCCGGCATCTCGGTCGGCGGCCACATCTCGACCTACGCGTCGAGCGCCGCCCTGTACGAGGTCGGCTACAACCACTTCTTCCGCGCGCAGGACCACGCGTCCGGCGGCGACCAGGTCTTCTTCCAGGGCCACGCCTCCCCCGGCATGTACGCCCGTGCCTACATGGAAGGCCGCCTCGACGAGAACCAGCTCGACGGGTTCCGTCAGGAGAAGTCGCACGAGGGCGGCGGACTGTCGTCGTACCCGCACCCGCGCCTCATGCCGCACTTCTGGCAGTTCCCGACCGTGTCGATGGGCATCGGCCCGATCAACGCGATCTACCAGGCGCAGCAAGCCAAGTACCTGTCGAACCGCGGGATCAAGGACGCGTCCGACCAGCAGGTCTGGGCGTTCCTCGGCGACGGCGAGATGGACGAGGTCGAGTCCCGCGGGCAGCTGCAGGTCGCGGCGAACGACGGGCTCGACAACCTCAACTTCGTGATCAACTGCAACCTGCAGCGTCTCGACGGCCCGGTCCGCGGCAACGGCAAGATCATCCAGGAGCTCGAGAGCTACTTCCGTGGTGCCGGCTGGAACGTCATCAAGGTGATCTGGGGCCGCGAGTGGGACGACCTGCTCGCCCGCGACACCGACGGCGCGCTGCTCAACCTGATGAACGTCACCCCCGACGGTGACTACCAGACGTACAAGGCCGAGAACGGCGCGTACGTCCGCGAGAACTTCTTCGGGCGCGACCCCAAGGCGCTGCAGCTCATCGACGGCTACAGCGACGACCAGGTCTGGAACCTCAAGCGCGGTGGCCACGACTACCGCAAGGTCTACGCGGCGTTCAAGGCCGCGACCGAGCACAAGGGCCAGCCGACCGTCATCCTCGCGAAGACGGTCAAGGGCTACGGCCTCGGACCGAGCTTCGAGGGCCGCAACGCGACCCACCAGATGAAGAAGCTCACGCTCGACAACCTCAAGCAGTTCCGCGACGAGATGCGCATCCCGATCTCCGACGCGCAGCTCGAGGAGAACCCCTACACGCCGCCGTACTACCACCCCGGGAACGACGACGAGGCCATCCAGTACATGCACGAGCGCCGTCAGGCACTCGGCGGGTACGTCCCGGAGCGTCGCACCAAGTACACGTCGATCACGCTGCCCGACGACTCGAAGTACCAGGTCGTCAAGAAGGGTTCCGGCAAGCAGGAGATCGCCACCACCATGGCGTTCGCCCGTCTGCTGAAGGACCTCCTGCGCTCCCCGGACTTCGGTGACCGCGTGGTCCCGATCATCCCGGACGAGGCACGCACGTTCGGCATGGACGCGTACTTCCCGACGGCGAAGATCTACAACCCGAACGGGCAGCACTACACGTCCGTCGACCGCGAACTCCTCCTGGCGTACAAGGAGAGCCCGCAGGGCCAGATCATCCACGTCGGCATCAACGAAGCCGGTGCCCTCGCGGCCTTCACCGCGGTCGGCACCTCGTACTCGACGCAGGGCGAACCGCTCATCCCGGTCTACGTCTTCTACTCGATGTTCGGCTTCCAGCGCACCGGCGACGCCATCTGGGCCGCCGGCGACCAGATGACCCGCGGGTTCATGATCGGCGCGACCGCCGGCCGCACGACGCTCACGGGCGAGGGCCTGCAGCACGCCGACGGACACTCGCTGCTGCTCGCGGCGACGAACCCGGCCGTCGTGTCCTACGACCCGGCGTACGGCTACGAGATCGGGCACATCGTGCAGTCCGGCCTCGACCGCATGTACGGCACGAACGAGGACGGCTCGCCCAAGCACGCCGACCCGAACGTCATGTACTACCTGACGGTCTACAACGAGCCCATCGTCCAGCCCGCCGAGCCCGAGGGCGTCGACGTGGACGGGATCGTCAAGGGCATGTACCTGCTCAAGCCGAGCGAGCACGACGGCCCGAAGGCGCAGCTCCTGGCGTCCGGTGTCGCGGTGCCGTGGATCCTCGAGGCACAGCAGCTCCTCGCCGAGGACTGGGGCGTCTCCGCAGACGTCTGGAGCGTCACGAGCTGGGGCGAGCTCTACCGCGACGGCCTCGACGCGGAGCAGCACGCGTTCCTCAACCCGAACGAGCAGCCGCGCACGCCGTACGTCACCGAGCGCCTGCTCTCGACCGAGGGGCCCGTCGTCGCCGTCAGCGACTTCATGCACCAGGTCCAGGAGCAGATCCGCCCGTTCGTGCCGACCGACTACGCCACCCTCGGCGCCGACGGCTTCGGCTTCTCGGACACCCGTCCGGCCGCCCGTCGCTTCTTCCACATCGACGGCCCCTCGGTCGTCGTGCGGACGCTGCAGCAGCTCGCCCGCCAGGGCAAGGTCGACGCGGCGCTCGTCCAGCAGGCGATCGACAAGTACCGGCTGCACGACGTGACCGCCGGCACGACCGGTTCCGCCGGCGGCGAGAGCTGA
- a CDS encoding peroxiredoxin, whose amino-acid sequence MALEIGSLAPDFELPNQFGEHVRLSDFRGSRPVALVFFPLAFSSTCTSELCALRDNVAMFQDNRVELIGISVDSKATLRSFADLNGYDFELLADFWPHGAVSKEYGVFLEHKGFANRATFVIDVQGRIRASIISEPGVARDVTEYRAALDRLAACTAPVPVA is encoded by the coding sequence ATGGCACTGGAGATCGGCTCACTCGCGCCGGACTTCGAACTCCCGAACCAGTTCGGAGAGCACGTCCGCCTCAGCGACTTCCGCGGTTCCCGCCCGGTCGCACTCGTCTTCTTCCCGCTCGCGTTCTCGTCGACCTGCACGAGCGAGCTCTGCGCCCTCCGGGACAACGTCGCGATGTTCCAGGACAACCGCGTCGAGCTCATCGGCATCTCGGTCGACTCGAAGGCGACGCTCCGCTCGTTCGCCGACCTCAACGGTTACGACTTCGAGCTCCTCGCGGACTTCTGGCCGCACGGCGCCGTCTCGAAGGAGTACGGGGTCTTCCTCGAGCACAAGGGCTTCGCGAACCGCGCCACCTTCGTCATCGACGTCCAGGGCCGGATCCGCGCCTCGATCATCTCCGAGCCCGGCGTCGCCCGCGACGTCACCGAGTACCGCGCGGCGCTCGACCGGCTGGCCGCCTGCACGGCGCCCGTCCCGGTCGCCTGA
- a CDS encoding alpha/beta hydrolase, whose translation MHAIDTAATPRAGTTDAYAPFPVTADAARWSLRRTVVPTVHGPVVVHARSGDRPLLFLHGVAGSWTTWTPLLEAADGFPSRGLVLVDLPGWGSSPAPSTPLSVDDAVVVLTAVLDALGVPVVDVVGHSMGAFVGMHLAVAAPDRTRSVTLVSGTTFAAIDAARHPLRGVLTVPAFTLLRAGLAITRGAAVPMLRVLAGIGLLRLLAAPVFTHVRRLDRSVLDAFVEELRPAGFLAAARSGAAYDTDRWRGIRCPVTAVSGRDDVFARVRDLEDLARVVPQTRTMLLDDCGHFAHVEHPAAVVAALSGTAAASGTRADDVGLRRRS comes from the coding sequence GTGCACGCCATCGACACCGCCGCAACACCGCGGGCGGGCACGACCGACGCGTACGCGCCGTTCCCGGTGACGGCTGACGCCGCCAGGTGGTCGCTCCGCAGGACGGTCGTCCCGACCGTGCACGGTCCCGTCGTGGTGCACGCCCGCAGCGGAGACCGGCCCCTGCTGTTCCTCCACGGGGTCGCCGGTTCCTGGACCACGTGGACCCCGTTGCTCGAGGCCGCCGACGGCTTCCCGAGCCGCGGGCTGGTCCTCGTCGACCTGCCCGGCTGGGGGTCGTCGCCCGCACCTTCGACGCCGCTGTCGGTCGATGACGCCGTCGTGGTGCTGACCGCCGTGCTCGATGCGCTCGGCGTCCCGGTCGTCGACGTCGTCGGGCACTCGATGGGCGCCTTCGTCGGCATGCACCTCGCGGTCGCCGCCCCGGACCGGACCCGTTCGGTGACGCTCGTCTCCGGGACGACGTTCGCCGCGATCGACGCCGCTCGGCACCCGTTGCGCGGCGTGCTGACCGTTCCCGCGTTCACACTGCTGCGGGCCGGCCTCGCCATCACGCGCGGCGCGGCCGTCCCGATGCTCCGGGTGCTCGCCGGCATCGGTCTCCTGCGGTTGCTCGCCGCACCCGTCTTCACCCACGTGCGGCGCCTGGACCGGAGCGTGCTCGACGCCTTCGTCGAGGAGCTCCGGCCTGCGGGCTTCCTCGCCGCCGCACGATCGGGCGCCGCCTACGACACGGACCGCTGGCGGGGGATCCGGTGCCCCGTGACCGCGGTCTCCGGGCGCGACGACGTCTTCGCCCGCGTCCGGGACCTCGAGGACCTGGCACGCGTGGTGCCGCAGACGCGAACGATGCTCCTGGACGACTGCGGGCACTTCGCCCACGTCGAGCACCCGGCAGCGGTGGTGGCCGCGCTCAGTGGTACTGCGGCGGCCAGTGGAACACGGGCGGACGACGTGGGACTTCGCCGACGGTCGTGA